One part of the Acidobacteriota bacterium genome encodes these proteins:
- a CDS encoding UvrD-helicase domain-containing protein: MDFLNSLNPEQREAVLYTDGPLLILAGAGSGKTRVIAYRVAYLVGSGLAEAHEVLAVTFTNKAAEEMRQRVELLLGSAYRGLWISTFHALCARLLRREATHVGLPPDFVIYDTSDQLSAVKQVLKTLQIEESFIQPRAALSAISRAKNSMQSPAAMAAERSGYREDQIARVYLEYTKTLEASGALDFDDLLVRTVELFEKAEVVRRHYAQRFRFVMVDEYQDTNRPQYLLMRRFAEIHRNLTVVGDPDQSIYGWRGADIRNILDFEHDFPEAKVVRLERNYRSTQVILDAASAVIANNRNRKEKRLWTDLKGGDLIVYARCGDELEEADFVAKTARSARGENVDDMVAVLYRTNAQSRVVEDAMRRENLVYRIIGSVRFYERKEVKDALAYLKLLLNPHDSVSLRRVINVPARGIGKGVMDSLEAAGKDDEPAEGGNQTPEVRDQNANNMPLLAGDPTAPPPPRSLWTALVTGLDRRRFSNRAAASLTAFRDLVLSLTEMAHRETVSVTIAKVLDQSGYLQDLKDERSEEAQGRIENLAELVSAAREYETREAEPSLSGFVDRLSLLSEADESQGAENARILLMTMHAAKGLEFPTVIITGLEEGLFPHSRVSDSDDDLEEERRLCYVGMTRARLRLFLTSASRRRVFGEYRATEPSRFIDEVPPELVQRYDFVGYTGYNSSVRGAGYGNRSGFRSGDRDSGDRGAYGRRCVRESEQTYAPEDEDQSGSASGFRLGQRVKHSQFGLGTVIGVEDHNDDVKVTVRFATVGSKRLLARYAKLEKA, from the coding sequence ATGGACTTTCTGAATTCCCTCAACCCAGAACAGCGCGAAGCCGTTCTCTATACTGATGGGCCGCTGCTGATTCTTGCCGGAGCGGGTTCGGGCAAGACTCGCGTCATTGCGTACCGCGTGGCGTACCTTGTCGGGAGCGGCCTGGCCGAGGCACACGAGGTGCTGGCGGTCACCTTCACCAACAAAGCGGCCGAAGAGATGCGGCAGCGCGTCGAACTACTGCTCGGCAGCGCCTACCGGGGCCTCTGGATATCGACCTTCCATGCGCTCTGTGCCCGGCTGCTCAGGCGCGAGGCCACCCACGTCGGCCTTCCGCCCGACTTCGTGATCTACGACACCTCAGACCAACTGTCGGCCGTCAAGCAGGTGTTGAAGACACTCCAGATCGAAGAGAGCTTCATCCAGCCGCGAGCGGCGCTTTCGGCTATCAGCCGGGCAAAAAACAGCATGCAATCGCCGGCCGCCATGGCGGCGGAGCGATCGGGCTATCGCGAGGACCAAATCGCGCGCGTGTATCTCGAATACACAAAGACGCTCGAAGCCAGCGGTGCACTGGATTTCGACGATCTGCTGGTGCGCACGGTAGAGCTGTTCGAGAAGGCCGAGGTGGTTCGGCGACACTACGCGCAGCGTTTCCGCTTCGTGATGGTCGACGAATACCAGGACACCAACCGGCCGCAGTACCTGCTGATGCGGCGATTCGCGGAGATCCATCGCAACCTGACCGTGGTCGGCGATCCCGATCAGTCGATCTACGGGTGGCGCGGCGCCGACATCCGCAACATCCTCGACTTCGAGCACGACTTTCCGGAGGCGAAGGTCGTTCGTCTCGAGCGCAACTACCGGTCCACGCAGGTGATCCTCGATGCGGCGTCGGCCGTCATCGCGAACAACCGCAATCGCAAGGAAAAGCGCCTCTGGACCGACCTGAAGGGTGGAGACCTCATTGTCTATGCCCGCTGCGGTGACGAACTCGAGGAAGCGGATTTCGTCGCAAAAACGGCGCGCAGCGCGCGTGGCGAGAACGTCGACGACATGGTGGCCGTGCTCTACCGCACCAACGCCCAGTCGCGCGTGGTTGAAGATGCCATGCGCCGGGAGAACCTGGTCTACCGGATCATCGGCAGCGTCCGGTTCTATGAGCGCAAAGAGGTCAAGGACGCTCTTGCCTACCTGAAACTCCTGTTGAATCCGCACGACAGCGTCAGCCTCAGACGGGTCATCAACGTTCCGGCGCGAGGCATCGGCAAAGGCGTGATGGACAGCCTTGAAGCGGCGGGCAAAGACGACGAGCCTGCTGAAGGCGGGAATCAGACGCCAGAAGTTAGAGACCAGAACGCGAATAACATGCCGCTGCTTGCCGGCGACCCGACCGCGCCACCTCCGCCCCGTTCGCTCTGGACGGCTCTGGTGACCGGGCTCGACCGACGACGCTTTTCGAATCGGGCCGCGGCCTCGCTCACGGCGTTTCGCGACCTCGTGCTCTCGCTCACGGAAATGGCCCATCGAGAGACGGTGTCTGTCACGATCGCCAAAGTGCTCGACCAGTCGGGATACCTGCAGGATCTCAAGGACGAGCGCAGCGAAGAAGCGCAGGGCCGGATCGAGAACCTCGCCGAACTCGTGTCGGCCGCCAGGGAATATGAGACGCGTGAGGCTGAACCTTCTCTTTCCGGTTTTGTGGATCGGTTGTCGCTGCTGTCGGAGGCCGACGAAAGCCAGGGCGCCGAGAACGCGCGCATTCTCCTGATGACGATGCATGCGGCAAAGGGGCTCGAATTCCCGACGGTCATTATCACCGGACTCGAGGAGGGCCTGTTCCCGCACTCGCGGGTGTCAGACAGTGATGACGATCTCGAGGAAGAGCGGCGGTTGTGCTACGTCGGCATGACGCGCGCGCGGCTGCGGCTGTTCCTCACGAGCGCCAGCCGGCGCCGCGTGTTCGGCGAGTACCGCGCGACTGAACCCTCCCGCTTCATCGACGAAGTGCCGCCGGAACTCGTGCAGCGCTACGATTTCGTCGGCTACACAGGCTACAACTCCAGCGTGCGCGGCGCAGGGTATGGAAACCGCAGCGGGTTTCGCTCTGGCGATCGAGACTCCGGCGACCGCGGCGCCTACGGCCGCCGCTGCGTGCGTGAATCCGAGCAGACCTACGCCCCCGAGGACGAGGATCAGTCGGGTTCCGCGTCGGGCTTCCGCCTGGGACAACGCGTCAAGCATTCGCAGTTTGGCCTGGGCACCGTCATCGGCGTCGAGGACCACAACGATGATGTAAAAGTGACGGTCCGCTTCGCGACGGTGGGATCCAAGCGCCTGCTGGCGCGCTACGCGAAGCTGGAGAAGGCGTAA